In Gimesia benthica, a single window of DNA contains:
- a CDS encoding sigma-70 family RNA polymerase sigma factor, with product MTSSTDLPAFPDTSSEESREFISLFTRHQRRIYLYILSMIPHPLEAEEILQNTNLVIWKKAAQFEVGTNFFAWACQIAHYEILKYRKKRGRDKHQFSDEFVSQVAEAVKENQDLFELRRNALTFCLAKLRKKDRELIQRRYQGSNQGKELADDLGRPVNSVYQSLGRVRRTLFECINRYIAAESYSHE from the coding sequence TTGACCAGTTCGACCGATCTACCTGCTTTTCCAGATACGTCATCGGAAGAGAGTCGGGAATTCATTTCGCTGTTTACCAGGCATCAGCGGCGGATCTACCTCTACATTCTCTCGATGATTCCACATCCACTGGAAGCGGAAGAGATTCTGCAGAATACGAATCTGGTTATCTGGAAGAAGGCAGCTCAGTTTGAAGTGGGAACTAATTTTTTTGCCTGGGCCTGCCAGATCGCACATTATGAAATTCTGAAATATCGGAAAAAGCGTGGTCGAGACAAGCACCAGTTCAGTGATGAGTTTGTCTCACAGGTGGCAGAAGCCGTCAAAGAGAACCAGGACCTGTTTGAACTGCGGCGGAATGCCCTGACGTTCTGCCTCGCGAAATTACGTAAGAAAGATCGTGAACTGATTCAACGACGTTATCAGGGAAGTAATCAGGGAAAAGAGCTGGCAGACGATCTGGGACGTCCTGTGAATTCGGTTTATCAGTCTCTGGGCCGGGTTCGTCGAACTTTATTTGAATGCATTAACCGTTACATTGCAGCTGAGTCGTATAGTCATGAGTAA
- a CDS encoding DUF1549 and DUF1553 domain-containing protein, whose amino-acid sequence MSKQEVQLAELSLLMEALCEERLTAEEQRRLEEIVLSNPDAMQYYLNYAHLHGTLYWDQALGSDAEMAVASPVTDAELPVLKQPHDQVRRRSLSRAGLAATAVLGLVVVVWYVFRGPSTEPQLADNQQAPSELTPGPAKTLVTEDGIRRSPQFDSSQHPMLRLRQDGTVTQLTDQPLVAAKPKALPPVEKLPADASDEAIVTFINHRIQDGWQAANITPSPAATDAEWVRRVYLDVIGRIPTPEEAENFLKSKQPDKHQQLVQKLLENPSYVTNWSTIWTRLLIGRSTSRGINRRALQDFLVQSFDDNRPWNDIVFDLVAAEGDADTNGATNFLLAHLNNQAVPATAITTRLFLGTQIQCTQCHNHPFNDATQSQFWEINSFFKQTKIVRKKRTDKKGEKDQTQLALVSLRDGGTTFYETRQGLMQPAYPKFAGVKIPEGPNVNRRQELAKLMTSGKTDQLARAMVNRMWAHFFAYGFTRPIDDMGYHNSPTHPELLDELARQFADSNYNIKQLIQWICLSDAYRLSSQFTADNASDDPDDGSTPNFSRMYVKQMTVEQLYDSLLVTTNPAEIVTDYQSAWKKMQKRDQWLQQFVYTHQNEENDETTTFDGTITQALLMMNGPLVQNSLDYNRKDTILASAIKERSPDARIKKLSLAALTRYPTSRELTELKRLVKERTRYLTSRNVPPQIAVQQSYQDVYWAYLNSNEFILIH is encoded by the coding sequence ATGAGTAAGCAGGAAGTACAATTAGCTGAGCTTTCTTTGCTTATGGAAGCATTGTGCGAGGAGCGTCTGACTGCTGAAGAGCAGCGGAGGCTGGAAGAGATCGTTCTCTCCAATCCGGACGCGATGCAGTACTACCTGAATTATGCGCACCTGCATGGAACACTTTACTGGGATCAGGCATTAGGCTCTGACGCTGAGATGGCCGTTGCATCCCCTGTTACTGACGCAGAGCTGCCGGTGCTGAAGCAGCCTCATGATCAGGTTCGTCGTAGATCGCTGTCCCGGGCCGGGCTGGCAGCGACTGCAGTTCTGGGGCTGGTGGTTGTGGTCTGGTATGTATTTCGAGGACCCTCCACCGAACCTCAACTGGCTGACAACCAGCAAGCCCCGTCTGAATTGACACCAGGGCCAGCGAAAACACTGGTCACTGAAGATGGTATTCGGCGGTCTCCCCAGTTCGATTCTTCACAGCATCCCATGCTGCGACTGCGTCAGGATGGAACCGTAACTCAGCTTACAGACCAGCCTCTGGTGGCTGCCAAACCGAAAGCATTACCACCGGTAGAGAAGCTCCCCGCGGATGCGTCTGATGAAGCGATCGTTACTTTTATCAACCATCGGATTCAGGATGGCTGGCAGGCCGCGAATATTACACCTTCTCCTGCTGCCACTGACGCGGAGTGGGTCCGTCGGGTCTACCTCGATGTGATTGGTCGCATTCCAACACCCGAAGAGGCCGAAAACTTCCTGAAGTCCAAACAGCCTGACAAACACCAGCAGCTGGTTCAGAAGCTGCTGGAAAATCCATCTTACGTAACGAACTGGTCGACGATCTGGACCCGTCTGTTAATTGGTCGGTCCACTTCACGCGGAATCAACCGTCGCGCATTACAGGATTTCCTGGTACAGAGCTTTGATGATAACCGTCCCTGGAATGATATCGTATTCGATCTGGTGGCTGCTGAAGGAGACGCCGATACCAACGGCGCCACAAACTTTCTGCTGGCCCATCTGAATAACCAGGCAGTCCCAGCGACCGCAATCACAACCCGTCTGTTCCTGGGAACGCAGATTCAATGCACGCAGTGCCATAATCATCCCTTCAATGATGCCACCCAGAGTCAGTTCTGGGAAATCAACAGCTTTTTCAAGCAGACGAAGATCGTTCGCAAAAAACGGACTGACAAGAAAGGGGAAAAGGATCAGACTCAACTGGCTTTGGTCTCCCTGCGTGATGGCGGTACGACGTTTTACGAAACCCGACAGGGATTGATGCAGCCCGCCTATCCTAAATTTGCCGGTGTGAAAATTCCCGAAGGTCCGAATGTGAATCGTCGTCAGGAACTGGCGAAACTGATGACCTCCGGCAAAACCGATCAACTGGCGCGGGCGATGGTCAACCGCATGTGGGCTCACTTTTTCGCATACGGTTTCACTCGACCGATCGACGATATGGGCTACCACAATTCACCCACACATCCTGAGCTGCTGGACGAACTGGCGCGGCAGTTCGCTGATAGTAACTACAACATCAAACAGCTGATTCAGTGGATCTGCCTTTCAGACGCCTATCGACTCAGCAGTCAGTTTACTGCCGATAATGCATCCGATGATCCGGATGACGGCAGTACTCCCAATTTCAGCCGGATGTACGTGAAACAGATGACGGTAGAGCAGCTTTATGATTCACTGCTGGTAACAACCAATCCGGCAGAGATCGTTACCGATTATCAGTCGGCCTGGAAGAAGATGCAGAAACGTGATCAATGGCTGCAGCAGTTTGTCTACACTCATCAGAATGAAGAGAATGACGAAACGACCACCTTTGACGGTACCATCACCCAGGCTCTGCTGATGATGAATGGTCCCCTGGTACAGAACAGCCTGGATTATAATCGGAAAGATACCATACTGGCCTCGGCGATCAAAGAACGCTCGCCCGATGCCCGCATCAAGAAACTGAGTCTGGCCGCCCTGACGCGTTATCCCACATCCAGGGAGCTGACCGAACTCAAACGGCTGGTCAAAGAACGGACTCGATATCTGACTTCCCGCAATGTACCTCCCCAGATCGCAGTTCAGCAAAGCTACCAGGATGTCTACTGGGCCTACCTCAACTCCAATGAGTTCATTCTCATCCACTAA
- a CDS encoding SDR family NAD(P)-dependent oxidoreductase encodes MTDRLFNKVAVITGASSGIGRSIAEHFLNEGAKVVLFARRSELLEELEARYPARTLVIDGDVTSEEDLLRLSEGTKRRFGRVDILVPNAGLARVIPIEDSSRSAIDETFNVNFHGALQTVRTFLPDLSEGASILFISTFLTQVGFPGLAAYSASKAAVKSLAQTLAAELGPRGIRVNSIAPGPINTPIWSQVGLNEEQLAGVATQISQRLISGSFGKPEDIAETAVFLVSDAAHFIVGQEIVVDGGYTIG; translated from the coding sequence ATGACCGATCGTCTGTTTAATAAGGTCGCTGTTATCACAGGCGCGAGCAGTGGCATTGGACGCTCCATTGCAGAGCATTTTCTGAATGAAGGGGCCAAGGTCGTTCTGTTCGCCCGCCGGAGTGAACTGCTGGAGGAACTGGAAGCCCGCTATCCAGCACGAACACTGGTCATCGACGGGGATGTAACCAGTGAAGAGGATTTGCTGCGACTCTCCGAGGGGACCAAACGCCGCTTCGGGCGGGTCGATATTCTGGTGCCCAACGCAGGGCTGGCACGGGTGATCCCGATTGAAGATTCTTCGCGTTCAGCAATCGACGAAACCTTTAATGTGAATTTTCATGGTGCCCTGCAGACCGTGCGCACTTTCCTGCCGGATCTGAGCGAGGGCGCATCGATTCTGTTTATCTCCACCTTTCTCACACAGGTCGGCTTTCCAGGGCTGGCTGCCTACTCGGCGTCCAAGGCTGCGGTAAAATCTCTGGCACAGACTCTGGCTGCGGAACTGGGCCCGCGCGGCATTCGCGTCAATTCAATCGCGCCGGGGCCGATCAATACTCCCATCTGGAGTCAGGTCGGTCTGAATGAGGAACAACTGGCGGGAGTCGCGACGCAGATTAGTCAGCGCTTAATATCCGGAAGCTTCGGGAAGCCGGAAGACATCGCAGAGACCGCCGTGTTTCTGGTTTCTGATGCAGCGCATTTTATTGTCGGGCAGGAAATCGTAGTCGATGGTGGCTATACGATTGGTTGA
- a CDS encoding PilZ domain-containing protein, which produces MIDRRSSNNRRSGDERRNYERLEAGIEVRLLRSGSGSGHEPLEGTVCDVSVDGLRMLLDVALTIEETLLVQVHSAGEHLFNSTARVVWQNQDDSGKYVTGCELCVFLTNKQFKTLKEFIGNQITPVSLAHDRRG; this is translated from the coding sequence ATGATCGATCGTAGAAGTTCTAATAACCGACGTTCCGGAGATGAACGCCGGAATTATGAGAGACTGGAAGCAGGCATCGAAGTCCGCCTGCTGAGATCCGGCAGTGGTTCGGGTCATGAACCATTAGAGGGAACTGTGTGCGATGTTTCCGTTGACGGTCTGCGCATGCTGCTGGATGTGGCTTTGACCATCGAAGAGACACTGCTTGTGCAGGTTCATAGTGCAGGCGAGCATCTATTTAACTCGACCGCCCGAGTCGTCTGGCAGAACCAGGACGATTCCGGAAAATACGTCACAGGCTGTGAGCTGTGTGTCTTTCTGACCAACAAACAGTTTAAAACACTCAAAGAGTTCATCGGCAATCAAATCACGCCCGTCTCACTGGCGCATGATCGACGTGGCTGA